A segment of the Ipomoea triloba cultivar NCNSP0323 chromosome 1, ASM357664v1 genome:
CGCCGGAAGATCTTATCGGCGATTGAATTCACGTGCTTCATTTTCCCCCTTCCGGCGACGGGCAATCCGGCAGAGCACTTGCCGATGTGGAATTATAGGGTTCAGTGGATGAAATGGACCCGAACGATTGAAAGCCTGCTTTTGGTAAATGGGCCTGGGTTTTAGAATATAATCGGCCCAATTAACTTACGCCCAATTCATCatggaataaaaataaaaaacgggACAAACGAATTTCAGACTGCCTCACAATTCATAATCTGAGCTGAACCGATTTGGATCTCTCGATCTCACTATAAGCAAGAAATATGCTTAGCTTCTGCAACTCAGAGCTTTCTGTACAATGAGCTAACACTTCAACTTCgaatattcataatatatattggTGTGGAGAGAGGGCGGGAGAGAAATGGGGGGAGGAGGGTCATTGATAAACATGAGGGCATTCGATTGGAAGGCGGGGCAGACGATAATGGTGTCTCTCTTGGTAATGATTGGATCTTTCTACACCGGCACTCTCTTCAGCAACAccggttcttcttcttctcctctctATACCCTTCAGCAACTCCCGCAACAAGAACAGCAAATTGCAGTCTCTTCCAATCCCAACTCATCACAAACGCCCTCTGGTTAGTTCACTGTTAAAgatttcattttccttcttctttgaGTTATTTTGGGGGAGtgaattcttggaaaatgaTAGTTCGATAAGGGATTTCTAGCTCAAAGCAAGTGTAGAAAAGAACTGTACTTGAAGAttgaaattttgttattaatttttatgtattaaCATGTATGGGTTCTTGATATGTGGATGGTTCTATTTTTTACTATGCTAGTTGGAAGCATTTCCCGGTTTGCAAGTAGGTTTCAATGTATTAGTGCACATTCAATTTGTTAAACAGGGAATCTTTTAGTTGCTCCAACTAACACTTAAGTACTTCCCAATGGACTATTTGCAATATATCTGCAAGTTTGAGAAATTAGGCTATAGTTATGAAGTAAGTCAGATGTTATACCTTGAAGAGGGACAAAAGAGATCTGCCCATGCCAATTTGTTTTGAGATTCTGCAGATAGAATCAGGAACTCTTTGAGGTTTAAGCTTCTCTACCCAACCTATGAAAAGATGTGCGTACTGGATGATATTTTTCTGTAGGTAGTTTTTTAATATACAGAAGGTAATTGGCTTCAAATCTTGCTCAAGCAACTGATTTTATGCTTGGATCAAATCACCTTGCTTTAGGGGAAGTGTTTATCACTTAATTGCAATTGTGCTCTATAGTACTCAAACTTTAGGCATTGGAGGATAAAATTTGGCTCTGAGcttatatataaaactaaaatttttcTGTACAATTGTGAAATATCCAAGTTTGACTTTGTGGTATTTTCTAATGATGTGGGTAAGAGCCTAGTGGTTTTTATCCATCAATAAAATGTGAAAGGCTTTTAAGTACAATGGTATGTCTTATCTTTGTTAGGATTTTAGGGGAATCTGAGTTTGGTTTGTACATCAAGCTCACATGTCGATTTGCTCCTTTTACTGCTTAATATTTGTCCTTTGGTAAAGAGCATTTTTTTACTGGTTTGGATGGTTGCACATTATGATTCCTATTCTTTACACTTACATGCAGGTAGTCCAACATTTACAAACAAAGTTGCTCTTACTTATCGAATGGTACCACTTACTATCCCAGAAACTGGAGTGAATGTTTGCCCTCTGAAATTCAATGAGTATATTCCCTGTAATGATGCATCTTATGTTAAAGAGTTACTGCCAAAATTAGATCGTTCAAGGAGGGAAGAGCTTGAGAGGCATTGTCCTCCATTAAAGAGGCGCTTGTTTTGTTTGGTGCCACCACCAATTGATTATAAGATACCAATAAGGTGGCCTATTAGCAGGGATTATGTATGGCGAAGCAATGTCAACCATTCACATCTTGCTGAAGTCAAAGGAGGACAAAATTGGGTACATGAGAAGGATAAACTCTGGTGGTTTCCGGGTGGTGGAACTCATTTCAAGAATGGAGCTTCTGAGTACATTCAGAGGTACATGGCACCATAGCCAGCCCTAGCAATGTGCGGCTAGGGCCCCTAGTTCTTGGGGgcctatttaataaaataaataaattaatatatatgtatacacacacacacacacacacacactttggCTTCACCAATTAGAATTTTGTTTCTCAAAATGAATATAGTGCATCATTGTAGGTGTTGATTCAGGCTGAACACTTTACGAggaatttgtaattttgtataacgCACATGCTAAAGCAAATATAAGGATAAAATGCTCGAATTCATTTTACTACTTTCGTTGATGCAGATTAGGGAATATGACTACCAATGAGAAAGGTGACTTGCCTTCTGCGGGAGTATTTCAAGTACTTGATGTTGGTTGTGGCGTTGCTAGTTTCTCAGCGTATCTTCTTCCTTTGAACATAGAAACTATGTCCTTTGCTCCAAAAGATGGTCATGAAAATCAAATTCAGTTTGCTTTAGAACGAGGGATTGGTGCAGTGATTGCTGCTTTAGCCACTAAACAACTTCCATATCCAAGTAACTCCTTTGAAATGGTCCATTGTTCTAGATGTCGTGTTGATTGGCATGAAAATGGTGAGTTTTATGTGCCCACCAATGGCTCAAAAGTTTCTAATTTAAGTGCTTCCAAAGTGTTCTTGCTATCacacataatattttgttacagAGAAATAGATTTAGGAATCTTGggttgaaattaaaatgatttaagGTTAGAAGAGAACTAAATCCTTGAAGAAGTCTTGTGGAATTGTCCTATTTTTTCTCCCATATTATTGGTATTAGTATTATGATTACTACTACTTCTACTACTGAGTATGGTGAAAGATTTCAATATGTTGATTCGTACCAATGTACTGTGTTTGCTTATGCACTACCTACATGATCTACATGAAAGATTCCATGCTAGTGTAGCAGTGCTTGGAACAACACTTCTCATCATTTCTTTTTGTGGTTATTGCAGATGGTATTCTACTCAAGGAAGTGAATCGCCTTTTAAGATCAAATGGATACTTTGTCTATTCGGCTCCACCTGCTTATAGAAAGGATAAGGATTTCCCAGATATATGGAATAAGTTAGTGACAATTACTTCTGCAATGTGTTGGAAACTAATTGCTCAACAAGTTCAAACGGCAATATGGGTCAAACAAGAAAATAATTCATGCCTTCAGCATAGTGCAGAGCAGCATTTAGTGAACTTGTGCGATTCTGCGGATGATTCTAAACCGTCATGGAAAACACCTCTGAGGAACTGTGTTACACTAAGTAACACGAAATCTAACTCTAAAAAGCTCCCTCCTCGGCCACAGCGCCTTTCAGAGTATTCACAAAGTCTTGTGCAAATAGGTTTGTTTAACTCTCTTTTGTTTTATCTACATATATATCTGAAACTATGGCTAATACTcttgtgtaaaaaaaaatttgtttagaCTTATCAAATGATTGCTGAGTTTTAACTTTCTATGCTGTACAAAATTGTTttgcaaaatatatttattgttgaCATGAAAATATTTCTTTGCATCAAGTATGTTATATGTACAAGATTCATATGGCTAATGATTAAAGGTAAAGTAATTCTTGTTGAGTAGACTCGTTTTAGTCTTCAAAGCTTCCGTGTTGTTTCAATTGGTTTTTTGGAGAGTTTCTTATAATACTATTAATGGCCAAGTAGGGTATGGCATTGATCTCTAAGGTACTGAATTACTAAAGTTTTCTACATTCCTATAATAATAGATCCATCGTAAGGATTTGTATTTTATGATGAAGCATAACCAAGTCTTAACACGCTACATCTGGTACAGGTGTTGATCGTGAGAAATTCTTGTCGGACACAATCTATTGGCAAGACCAAGTTCGCCATTATTGGAGGTTGATGGGCGTTGAAGAGAATCAAATACGTAATGTCATGGACATGAATGCTTTCCTTGGTGGATTTGCAGTTGCTTTGAACACATGGCCAATCTGGGTGATGAATGTAGTTCCTGTAACCATGAACAATACCCTGTCTGCCATTTATGACCGTGGTCTAGTAGGCACTTTTCATGACTGGTATGCTGTATCAAATTTTTGGACAACTTAATTTTCACAGTATTCAATAGAAAGTATCATAACAAATTCTGTATGGAATTTCTAGGTGTGAGCCATTTTCAACATATCCACGGTCATACGATCTGTTGCATGCCAACCATATTTTTTCTCACTATACAAATTACGAAGAAGGTTGTTTGCTTGAAGATATCATGCTGGAGATGGATCGTATGATAAGACCTCAGGTAATTCCTAACTTTCCAGTTTTCAATACTCCTGGTTCAATCTGTATATAATTAGGATTATGTCTGCATTAAGTTTTTCATAAAACTATGCAAAAGAGTTAAGCTTGTCACTAACTAgaaaataatttgattatatCACATCATTAACAAACGGTAGGTTTACACAGGCACACAGAGCAATTAGAAAGATTAAATAGTAAATCCTCAAATTGAGACAATTATTAACTTGAGgataaaaatgatatatgtatatCCTCATGACAATTTAAGCTTTTAGTTTAGGCTAAACATGTAAATCAGTATAGTATTAAGAGTAGGCAAAGGGTCTTGGGATTGAACCCCAAACATTGcctatttaaaatatttctacGTGTTTGACCCATTAAAAAATATCAGACCCCACATTAGTGTGGTGGAtaactataataaaataatataaatgtgtaTTTTCACCAAGAGTTTAACAATAGATTATACAAAAAATTGCATAACTTTCTGAACCACATATTTCATGTGATGGAGAATAGGGAGTTGAATATAGGTGGTCTACCAAACactaataaaatttgttttattctatatttatagCAAATGCAAACTTGTTAGTGCAGAATATGCAATTGTCAATCCGTGAGTCTTCTAGCATTACGTGATTCTTTGGAGGTGGGGGaggggcgggggggggggggggattgaTTTTCTTATAGAGTGGTACCCATCCATCAAaattattgcatatatatattattctaagtGCCGGGAAGCCAGCGAAGTGTTCCATATTTTCTGTCCTAGTCTAGTGTCTTATGAAAGGTATGCTGCCTTCCTTTTCTGGAAGGAAAATGGATCGACAGGATTGACCGAAGAGTCGAAGACACCATATGNNNNNNNNNNNNNNNNNNNNNNNNNNNNNNNNNNNNNNNNNNNNNNNNNNNNNNNNNNNNNNNNNNNNNNNNNNNNNNNNNNNNNNNNNNNNNNNNNNNNNNNNNNNNNNNNNNNNNNNNNNNNNNNNNNNNNNNNNNNNNNNNNNNNNNNNNNNNNNNNNNNNNNNNNNNNNNNNNNNNNNNNNNNNNNNNNNNNNNNNNNNNNNNNNNNNNNNNNNNNNNNNNNNNNNNNNNNNNNNNNNNNNNNNNNNNNNNNNNNNNNNNNNNNNNNNNNNNNNNNNNNNNNNNNNNNNNNNNNNNNNNNNNNNNNNNNNNNNNNNNNNNNNNNNNNNNNNNNNNNNNNNNNNNNNNNNNNNNNNNNNNNNNNNNNNNNNNNNNNNNNNNNNNNNNNNNNNNNNNNNNNNNNNNNNNNNNNNNNNNNNNNNNNNNNNNNNNNNNNNNNNNNNNNNNNNNNNNNNNNNNNNNNNNNNNNNNNNNNNNNNNNNNNNNNNNNNNNNNNNNNNNNNNNNNNNNNNNNNNNNNNNNNNNNNNNNNNNNNNNNNNNNNNNNNNNNNNNNNNNNNNNNNNNNNNNNNNNNNNNNNNNNNNNNNNNNNNNNNNNNNNNNNNNNNNNNNNNNNNNNNNNNNNNNNNNNNNNNNNNNNNNNNNNNNNNNNNNNNNNNNNNNNNNNNNNNNNNNNNNNNNNNNNNNNNNNNNNNNNNNNNNNNNNNNNNNNNNNNNNNNNNNNNNNNNNNNNNNNNNNNNNNNNNNNNNNNNNNNNNNNNNNNNNNNNNNNNNNNNNNNNNNNNNNNNNNNNNNNNNNNNNNNNNNNNNNNNNNNNNNNNNNNNNNNNNNNNNNNNNNNNNNNNNNNNNNNNNNNNNNNNNNNNNNNNNNNNNNNNNNNNNNNNNNNNNNNNNNNNNggggggggggggggggggggggggggggggggggggggggggggggggggggggggggggggggggggggggggggggggggggggggggggggggggggggggggggggggggggggggggggggggggggggggggggggggggggattgaTTTTCTTATAGAGTGGTACCCATCCATCAAaattattgcatatatatattattctaagtGCCGGGGAAGCCAGCGAAGTGTTCCATATTTTCTGTCCTAGTCTAGTGTCTTATGAAAGGTATGCTGCCTTCCCTTTTCTGGAAGGAAAATGGATCGACAGGATTGACCGAAGAGTCGAAGACACCATATTGTTATTAACTGAATTGAACTATTTTGAGCCTAGCTTACTAAGAACTTCAACTTCTGGAGCTGATGGCACCTCTTTCCAGAAACTCCATGTTTAGCTGCAAGTAATCTTAGCACCATCTGCTAATGTGCAGGGATTTATTATTATCAGAGATGAAGAAGCTCTTGTATCTAGGATAAAAGATCTAGCTCCAAAGTTCCTTTGGGACGCCCAGTTGCATTTTCTTGAAGACaataaaaggaaaatggaaCAAGTCCTGATTTGCAGAAAAAAGTTCTGGGCAATCGTCTAACGCAAAAATGGCTCGACTATCAACTAGTTTTTCACTTCTGAGCATGTCACATTCTATATTTCTCCTACAGGTGCTAGTTTTGGTTCATGTTGTGttcttagtttttcattccTTGGTTGGTTGTCAGTTGTAAATTATATAAAGACACAAATCTTGTGTTTTGTGAGCAGAATGTAGATCTAGATTTCTTTTGTGCAACTTTAATTCAGAAAGCATAAATAGTTGTTGCAACCATTTGATGTTGTACAAGGAAGAATATTGATTTCCTTGTCCAATACTACtgtgtttacaattattaaggATAATTATAAATCTTTATTTCAAATGTAATTATACTTCTATGTTTTAGGTGCTCTATTAATATGATTGCTCTTTCTGGTGTAGGTTAAAATGAGAACAATACTTATACAAAAATGCAAAAACAATCTCATGTCCTTTTGAGATAATCACTAGCTccaaaataaagttaaaaaacaAGGAGACAGTAATTTTATAAATGGACATTTAGACTTGATAATAAacctagataaaaaaaaaagttattttatttattaataaaaaattaaataaaataataaagaagttAATAAAGTGTAATTTATTCATAGGAAGAGAGTATGCAGGTTTAAAATGAGCGTGCATAGGTTTTGTGGTAACCTTAACTAATATGGTTGGACAATTGACtttgtaattataaataaaaaattatttattaatatttttgtacttgaATCGattaataataaacaatttaaagtgaaTTATCTTATGATAATCTGTTATGAGTTAAGATCGTTAAAAAGAGTTTCCTTCAAAAAACATTTGGTAATTCAGACTTTCCCATCAATTAAAGAAGGGAAGAATtgaaataaaagacaaaaatatagAGCAGTTAAGTTATTATTTCCTCATCAGTCATCAACATGAGACCATTAAATGTAGTTTTGACATGACTAGACAAGCCCACGCTTGTCGGGGCATTGCCCCCacacccctctctctctcctattattactataaaaaaaatactaaatactaaaattaataaattatactaCTTCTTCCTTGTAAAAATGTCTGCCTgacattattaataattagattagactttata
Coding sequences within it:
- the LOC116025006 gene encoding probable methyltransferase PMT7; its protein translation is MGGGGSLINMRAFDWKAGQTIMVSLLVMIGSFYTGTLFSNTGSSSSPLYTLQQLPQQEQQIAVSSNPNSSQTPSGSPTFTNKVALTYRMVPLTIPETGVNVCPLKFNEYIPCNDASYVKELLPKLDRSRREELERHCPPLKRRLFCLVPPPIDYKIPIRWPISRDYVWRSNVNHSHLAEVKGGQNWVHEKDKLWWFPGGGTHFKNGASEYIQRLGNMTTNEKGDLPSAGVFQVLDVGCGVASFSAYLLPLNIETMSFAPKDGHENQIQFALERGIGAVIAALATKQLPYPSNSFEMVHCSRCRVDWHENDGILLKEVNRLLRSNGYFVYSAPPAYRKDKDFPDIWNKLVTITSAMCWKLIAQQVQTAIWVKQENNSCLQHSAEQHLVNLCDSADDSKPSWKTPLRNCVTLSNTKSNSKKLPPRPQRLSEYSQSLVQIGVDREKFLSDTIYWQDQVRHYWRLMGVEENQIRNVMDMNAFLGGFAVALNTWPIWVMNVVPVTMNNTLSAIYDRGLVGTFHDWCEPFSTYPRSYDLLHANHIFSHYTNYEEGCLLEDIMLEMDRMIRPQGFIIIRDEEALVSRIKDLAPKFLWDAQLHFLEDNKRKMEQVLICRKKFWAIV